GACACAAAGTTAGTTAAGAGTTTTTCTTGTGAGCCAGCTACTGTTGAGTGTTAACTGATTGTCCCACTTATTGTCGTTAGTAGTTTCTTTCTCCATAGATAGTTCAATACCTTCTTTGAAACTATTCGTACAAGAGTTAGTAATAGGCGTCAGGCAGAGAGACTTAAATGGCGTTAATTTTGTTGAATGTGTAGATCTGTGCAGAAATGGCCCACTTTAACGTTCAGACCACACTATTTGTGCGACTGTGATACATTACTCTTTCAGAATAATTTTTTAGACCTAGTTAGTATTCATGGAGTTGTAAGTTCGTTTGGTGGAGATATGTATAACATGAAATCTAGTTTTCTGTATTGAGATTGAGCAGTACTGATGAGTTGGATGGGGTTTGGGAAATGACAGGTGATATTGGATGAGGCCATAGCCAAACTTAAACCGGACTTCTTCTGGCTAGGCGGGGGAGAGATTGATCTGAAGCTTGGCGTCAGAACATCTGAGTTCCTTGATTTTGTGAAACCATTTGTCGTTCCTTGTAGCTGAAAGCTAGAATCTACTTAACAATATTCTTCTTCATGTCATTCATCCTAAAGTGTATGGTCGCTACTTTGTCAAATGTTACCGTTGGCTAAGATTTGAGCTGGCAGGTTTTGTACCTCTCACAGACATTGGTATTCTTGGTAATGAATGACcatgttggtttttttttttttttttggacaacgaCCATGTTGGTTACGTTCTACTATTCTTGCCTAGAGCTAAAAAGGCGGTGAAGAGTTCCCAAATCAGCACATTCCAGAGAATAACAACATACTTTGGTcatgaaatataatataaattagcACAAGAGTCATTACAACCACCAAAATGGTGAATGCATATgacagtatttttttttttttttgtcactaacATATGACAGTATAtgatgtttgatatatataatcaaGCCTTCTCGTTGTGGATGGGAGGCTTGCGATGAGGCTGAGGATAATCCATGACTACTACATCTTCCCCTGTCTCCTCTCCACCTAGCACCCTCCTGGCGTCTTGTACCAAAGAAGCAAACTTGTGATGATGCTTGTGAAACCTTAGACGCCGAGCAGTGGCACAACCAAAGTTGGATGACAAAAGCAGAAGAATGAAACAAAACACCATCTTGAGCCCACGCTTCACAGAGCAAGACATGACCTCCTTCTTGTTCAGATACTATATTCTGTGCCTGTATAAAGTGTGAGATGAGAGCAAGACAAATATagtttgaaatttgttttagtgcaagagaagagaagagataaaGAGTATTTGTAGGCAGAAGAAAGatactagagagagagtaagacAAGCATTGAATGCAGGTGGGGGGAAGGTCCTTCACTATCACAACATGCTCTTGTTCCTCTCTTGTTCTTTTACCTTCTCTCTTGTCTATctatttcaaatatgttttctcactcatttatgtatttatatacgTATCTATCCCAAGTATAGTGGGTGTCTTGATCCGCCAAACCTTTTGTCTACTTTGGGGGGGTCAATATCTCGTTTTTTCCTTCTTCCATTTACTAATAAGCTTATTCTTCCCCATCACTATTGTATCCAACTATTACAATTTCAACGGTAGTTTAACTCACATAGATCACTCTCCTAAGTCCTAGTCGACGTGGACAGGACAAATTGACAATCACATCAATCTTATAAGGACACTATTACACATTATCTTAGCATCAACGTTATTTCGTTAACGTTGGGGAACTTGAAATTAAAGAATCTTTGAGGATGGTTCATAACTAAATGATATTTTAGCTAAAACTTTTGAGAAGTTCAAACAAAGAAACAATAACAGTAAAGTGTAAGAAGTTAGAACAAGACAGCATGGTCTGACCGTCTCCTCTTCTCTCCCCTTCCTTAGACGACAATGTGGGGACCCTTTTCTTAACATCACCGGCCATTCTCAACCGTGTATGCCACGTGGCACAATTCCTTGTGCTGCTGTTCTGTTTCGTTGGGTTTATAGGCCTTTTTTGTGCCTTTGTCAATACCATGTTGCCCTCACCGCATCAAGTGATGTTGGCTTATATAGCGGAAGACATAAGAAAACACGATCAAGTTGTGATGATGGTTCGTAGAAACTATGTTTTCAGTTTATTTTGAAGAACTAAAAGACATTATTAGAGCATGTTttatatacattattatttCATGTTTTCTGTACACATCAACGCCCAACCGAACGTTCTTAGACAAGTACATAGGCTGCTTGCTTGCTTGCTTAAATAACTAATAAGATGACGATGATGTATACAGCGAAATACAGAAATGAAATATCCAGCGAGAGAGATCTATGGAGATCAATATccaaatgtgttttctccgctgTAAGTGACATAGAGGAACCCATCTTCCTCCTTTTTCTCTTCGTACACAGCTGACATCAACGCACCTGGAAAAGTGTTGTTATCAACATCAGACGTTTATAAGTAGACACTTGTTGATTGTGTTAAAAAGATCTAACTGTTTTTTTACCTGTTGGAGGAAGAACATTGTCCACAAAGATAAAGATAGCCTTCTCTGCACTCAGTTTGATTCTTTTGCGAATGACATACACGAATTGCCCCACTGTCAAATCCGCTGGGACTAGGTATCTACCAATAAAAAAAGCTTAGATGTTAACGCAAGTCAGCTCTGTTAATGAGATTACAGTTGAGTATGCCTACTTTTTCTTGTCGATGGTTGGTATATCACTCTTCTCAGCCTTCTCAACAATCACCTGGATcccacaaacacaaacaaaatgtGTGACAATCATCACTCTCAAGTGGTCATTTAGCTCTTAGCAATGAATTATGCAAATCCAATTCAAAGTCCAAATGTTGTAATAGACAACTACAACTCAAGCAGCTCCATGTATTAGATGATACAGTgccaaacatatatatatatatcacaagtATGAAGCTAATCAGGTAAATAGTAACTTTGATAACCAACTGTTGGTGTTGGGCCATGAAACAGAACAACATCTAATGCTGCATCAGCTTAGTGAAACACAAAGGATTGGTCCGAACATGGATGCTAAATCACTAGGTATGTGTAAGGGATCAAGGTATGAGAAAAACAGTGAGCTCTTACCGGAATCCTATCTGGATACTTCTCTCTAATCCGAGCAGCCTCTGCGCTTCTCTTCTCTAaaggttcaaaaaaaaaaaatcatgattattagatcaaaaaaaagaaaagggatTCGAGaaacaaaacaccaaaacaaGAACAAAGGGTCCGAATCAAAACCTAGGTCATGCTCTTGCTTGAACGTGCTTTTTGCCATTACTTCTTCTTCCACACCCTACAGAAGCCAACCATCAAAACAACCGATCATTATCTCTTACTTACGCCAGTGGTTTATAGAGTTCAGCGACTATTATCTAACATACCCATCCATCAATCAAAGATAACCCTTTTCGTCTCACACATAGAGAGACTCTCCTAAAGCTGAAACATACTCCAACTTAAATCGATTGATCAACATACAAAATCCCCAACCTTTAGTAATCTAAACGAATTACGACATCATCGcgataagttaaaaaaaaaaatcgaacctGTTGATTACAAAGACGAAAGCTTTCCTTCGATCGAAGCACTTCTCAAGAACTCGATGCTTTCGATGTAGATTAGACAAATAAACAAAGCTACGAAAGTTCTGCGATTGAATACAGATGGAACACAGTAATGTCTAGTCCTCTGCTGACGTGGCTTTTTTATTAGAACCATCAAAGAAAATCGGACGGTATATATTAGCTGTGATAGTGGAACACAAAATCATAACCGTTAATCTAACTGACGGTGTACGAGGGAGCTGTGCACGTTATTACTACTGCCTCGAAAAGAAGGATAAAGAAGAACCGCATATACCGGGGTTACGTTTCCTGCATGGGATATGACATATTTACCCCTTGTAACTCCTGGTTAGATTCAGAGTAAGAAAGGGTCACAATGGAATTGACAAGTCAATCTCTTTTACCTTTTGAGGTCCAGTTTGGTAATTAACAGGCCTTGCTTGGGTGGTCCGATTGTTTGTGATTTTCAAAACTTTTACTgttagaatttttaattttaagttgactgttaaaattttattttctagaaatAGCTGAAGAaataaattacattaaaaataaaattagttattttGGCTCTAGAGTATTAACACCACCTTTTGATGTTTCAATTTTCCTGTCTTTCACCTCTTGAATTCTAGTGAATTTGATGTCGTCTGTCTTTGTGATCTACTTCAAAAGGCATATCTTCATTATACATGTCATATATGATTAGATCGAGGATGTCAATAGGTTCTGGAGTATTTAATTCATCTTCATACACATCAAAGATTGGAGCTCCGCAGATCTCTTTGATAAGATCAAATCCTTCTTCGTTAGAGAAGACGTCATCCAGTTGAGGTAGAACCTCTTGTTGTTGTGACTGGGTTAACATGACTAGAGCATGTTCTATGGACTTTATGAACTCGTCATGTAGATCGTGTTTGTATTCCGCAAGTGTTTCTCGGACGAAAGTCGCTAGTTCATTCTTTATTTGCTGCTGAATCTTACTCGAATACATGATAAAAAGACCATTTTGTCTCTGATACCAACCGAAAGAGAGCTGAATCTTAGTAACAAGATGCTTTCAACTCAAACAAGAAGGTCTTTTGATTTTAGTGACACTCTCAACAAGTCATAATAGGGTTCTAAGTGCTATAAGAGCACGATTAGCAGTTGCTTAGGTgggtttttttatgtttttaggatttaaaaaaaaaattatgcattaATAGAATAAACCTTTCTTaaagcatctccaacccttctCTATATTTGCCTCTAAatgctataatagagtaaaatcaGCTCCAATCCACCCCTATTTCTTCCcctaaaatagagattgctattttttcctctatatttaggggaaaaaatagcattcctctataatagaggcaaacttttttatttacaaaatagtcCTCTAATATTTTATGATTGTAACTAAAATACTTATGTATGAAGAAATACAATTCTTACATATAAAATCACACCTTTTTGGTTACgtactaattattaatttttataactatagttataattaaaataaaaaaatattatttatttaaaagtcaattataattaaaataaaataaaaaaatattattttatttaaaagtcaaagactttttatttaaatattaatcaatacaACATATTAATATGGGTTATTACTTGGCCGATGGTATATATCCGAAATGGTCAACCATAGTGCAAACTATTCATGAGCCAGTAGGtccaaagaaaaaatattttgcagcACAACAAGAAGCATGTAGAAAAGATGTAGAACGTGCATTCGGAGTTTTACAATCACGTTTTGCGATTGTGAAAGGACCGGTacgtttttggaaaaaaaaagtactACATGATATAATGACTACatgtataattttacataatatgATTATTGAGGATGAGCGTGATCTCGATGCACCGATTGGAATTGGAAGAGAAGCTCCACCTCTGGAAGTCCAAATACCAGATAATGAAGATAACCGATTCCAAGAGTTTCTAAGTCGATTcagaaaaatcaaagataaagaagctcATTTCTCACTTCGTAATGCATTAATTGATCATTTATgggaaaattttagtaataatgaTTGTTAGATAATGgtactttgttttattttttttttgtctaatgtatttttgtaataaaatgtttaatttaaatatttttgcaatattatgaaaaaatttcaaaaagtataaTGAAAGGGTTAATTTTCAACATTTACAAGTTAGAGgtgtaaaatgtaaaataaaaaaaggaattttttaagaatatttctttttagaggaaaaaatagagaaatatattggagatggtcttgATCAAGGGTCAGAAGATATGTTTCTTATGAGACACGTGTCTGTCATTCATCgcgtctctttctctctctctctctcgatggAATCATTATGTGTATCTCTTGCTCTCCTCGACAGACCGGAAAAGGAGAGACAGGAAGAATCAAACCTCTGAATCTCTCAGAAGACGGAAGAGAACGATGAAGAAGCAGACGATTTACTCATGTGGAGCAACGATTGTTATCTTCCTCGTCTGATGATCATCACTCCCAGCATCCCTCAGTCTCAAGCCTATCATGATTTCGCCGATCAACGATCCTTCTTCGGTAACTTCTCTGATCCTCACTTCTCACTCCTTTTGATTTCTAGGGTTCTCTACCTCACAATCGACGATCCATATCTTTTAGGGATTCTGAATGCTGGTGTTTTTGAttattagtcttttttttttaatcactgGTGTTTTGGTTTTGCTTTCGAGTAGATGATTATTTCCTTCACATCCATCATGGCTATATTTGTGATTGTCAGGATTGATGAACACAAGGGAAATTACAGAAAGCTATGATGGGTTTTTCACCACCGTGGAGTCCCTCATTGACGGCACCGGAGACTTCTCAGTCGAGAAGGAGTTCATGTCTCATGTTTCTACTCTCTGCAAGTACGGCCTTGATTCTCTTGTTCATGACCACTTTCTCATATCACTCCTGGTATTATATAAAATTCCTTTGTTTGATTATACTAGTCTTAAGTCCTTAGTGGTGTAGAATTGTAGAAAGTTTCTTCTCTTGTGATGATCTTTACGCGGACACTTGTTTTGTTTCAGCAAGCTTTTGAGAAGAGCGGTGCATTGAGTTTTTCGCATCATTTTGATGATTGCAGCGATAAGAACCATACTATAAGTAGATACAATGCTTGGTGGATGGCTAAATATTCTGAGATTGacacttttcatttttcatttcatAAGTTATTGACTAAAGATAGATGCTTTCCGGACAGGATTACGAAGAAGAGATTCACCAAGTGTTGTGCAAGGCTTTGGAAGAAATTTCTATAGAGAAGCAGTACCATGACAAGTGTATGTCCATGGAAACACTCGCCTTTACGTTGGTCGCTTGTCATCTAGAACTCGTACCAGAGACCTTGAGCGTCTTTTCAGCAGATACGGAAGGTAAATTTATCAAATTCTTCTGCTTGGGTGacgtatttgattttttttttggtatgaatCGGGATGGGCAGATGTGTACACAATTTTAACACTAGAATCCGAGGGCTAGTATACATCTATgtcttgtatttatagttttgcATTTATGAATCTAGGTTTagtgttttcttctctttcctttCTCAACTTGAATGATCCAGTAGAAAGGTACATGTGTATGATGATTGCTTTCCACTTGTATTTACTTCAGCTGG
The window above is part of the Brassica napus cultivar Da-Ae chromosome C8, Da-Ae, whole genome shotgun sequence genome. Proteins encoded here:
- the LOC106412004 gene encoding anaphase-promoting complex subunit 2 isoform X4, which codes for MWSNDCYLPRLMIITPSIPQSQAYHDFADQRSFFGLMNTREITESYDGFFTTVESLIDGTGDFSVEKEFMSHVSTLCKYGLDSLVHDHFLISLLDYEEEIHQVLCKALEEISIEKQYHDKCMSMETLAFTLVACHLELVPETLSVFSADTEAGNLLFQLAYL
- the LOC106412004 gene encoding uncharacterized protein LOC106412004 isoform X1, which produces MWSNDCYLPRLMIITPSIPQSQAYHDFADQRSFFGLMNTREITESYDGFFTTVESLIDGTGDFSVEKEFMSHVSTLCKYGLDSLVHDHFLISLLDYEEEIHQVLCKALEEISIEKQYHDKCMSMETLAFTLVACHLELVPETLSVFSADTEGKFIKFFCLGDVFDFFFGMNRDGQMCTQF
- the LOC106412004 gene encoding anaphase-promoting complex subunit 2 isoform X8, with amino-acid sequence MWSNDCYLPRLMIITPSIPQSQAYHDFADQRSFFGLMNTREITESYDGFFTTVESLIDGTGDFSVEKEFMSHVSTLCKYGLDSLVHDHFLISLLQAFEKSGALSFSHHFDDCSDKNHTISRYNAWITKKRFTKCCARLWKKFL
- the LOC106412004 gene encoding anaphase-promoting complex subunit 2 isoform X5 translates to MWSNDCYLPRLMIITPSIPQSQAYHDFADQRSFFGLMNTREITESYDGFFTTVESLIDGTGDFSVEKEFMSHVSTLCKYGLDSLVHDHFLISLLDYEEEIHQVLCKALEEISIEKQYHDKCMSMETLAFTLVACHLELVPETLSVFSADTEGLESIATSPE
- the LOC106412004 gene encoding anaphase-promoting complex subunit 2 isoform X7, which encodes MWSNDCYLPRLMIITPSIPQSQAYHDFADQRSFFGLMNTREITESYDGFFTTVESLIDGTGDFSVEKEFMSHVSTLCKYGLDSLVHDHFLISLLQAFEKSGALSFSHHFDDCSDKNHTIRLRRRDSPSVVQGFGRNFYREAVP
- the LOC106411778 gene encoding protein GOLVEN 1, producing the protein MSCSVKRGLKMVFCFILLLLSSNFGCATARRLRFHKHHHKFASLVQDARRVLGGEETGEDVVVMDYPQPHRKPPIHNEKA
- the LOC106412004 gene encoding anaphase-promoting complex subunit 2 isoform X6 is translated as MWSNDCYLPRLMIITPSIPQSQAYHDFADQRSFFGLMNTREITESYDGFFTTVESLIDGTGDFSVEKEFMSHVSTLCKYGLDSLVHDHFLISLLDYEEEIHQVLCKALEEISIEKQYHDKCMSMETLAFTLVACHLELVPETLSVFSADTEVGLFVIA
- the LOC106412004 gene encoding anaphase-promoting complex subunit 2 isoform X3, yielding MWSNDCYLPRLMIITPSIPQSQAYHDFADQRSFFGLMNTREITESYDGFFTTVESLIDGTGDFSVEKEFMSHVSTLCKYGLDSLVHDHFLISLLDYEEEIHQVLCKALEEISIEKQYHDKCMSMETLAFTLVACHLELVPETLSVFSADTEGMSIGLESIATSPE
- the LOC106412004 gene encoding uncharacterized protein LOC106412004 isoform X2, whose protein sequence is MWSNDCYLPRLMIITPSIPQSQAYHDFADQRSFFGLMNTREITESYDGFFTTVESLIDGTGDFSVEKEFMSHVSTLCKYGLDSLVHDHFLISLLQAFEKSGALSFSHHFDDCSDKNHTISRYNAWWMAKYSEIDTFHFSFHKLLTKDRCFPDRITKKRFTKCCARLWKKFL
- the LOC106411674 gene encoding autophagy-related protein 8f is translated as MAKSTFKQEHDLEKRSAEAARIREKYPDRIPVIVEKAEKSDIPTIDKKKYLVPADLTVGQFVYVIRKRIKLSAEKAIFIFVDNVLPPTGALMSAVYEEKKEEDGFLYVTYSGENTFGY